The proteins below come from a single Chryseobacterium sp. MA9 genomic window:
- a CDS encoding dihydrodipicolinate synthase family protein: protein MSTKLNWEGIYPAVLTPFTKEGEIDFEMFALNTEAQIKAGVHGIILAGTLGEASALETEEKFKLLKYAKKITQGRIPVILNLSENTTKNAVNFAQKAKEFGADGLMLLPPMRYKADNHEVVEYFKAVASATDLPILIYNNPVDYGIYVSLEMFEELIEYPTIQAVKESTRDLANVTRMINRFGKRIKILGGVDTICLETLMLGADGLVAGLVDAFPNETMAMYNYVKAGKYDKAVAIYRWFMPLLELDIHPKLIQYIKLAAAAEGISSPYVRAPRLELHGEEAEKVKKIIEEGIANRPALD, encoded by the coding sequence ATGAGTACAAAACTAAACTGGGAAGGTATTTATCCTGCTGTATTAACTCCTTTTACCAAAGAAGGTGAGATAGACTTTGAAATGTTTGCTCTCAATACAGAAGCCCAGATCAAAGCAGGAGTTCACGGAATTATCCTTGCAGGAACATTAGGTGAAGCCAGTGCTTTGGAAACTGAAGAAAAATTTAAACTGCTGAAGTACGCAAAAAAAATAACACAGGGAAGAATTCCAGTTATTCTTAACCTTTCTGAAAATACTACCAAAAATGCCGTAAACTTTGCCCAGAAAGCAAAAGAATTTGGAGCAGACGGTCTGATGCTTCTTCCTCCAATGCGTTACAAAGCTGACAACCATGAAGTTGTTGAGTATTTCAAAGCCGTCGCTTCTGCTACAGATCTTCCTATCCTTATTTATAATAATCCTGTAGATTATGGAATATATGTTTCCCTTGAAATGTTTGAGGAGCTTATTGAATACCCAACTATTCAGGCTGTTAAAGAATCTACAAGAGATCTTGCGAATGTAACCAGAATGATTAACCGTTTTGGAAAAAGAATCAAAATTCTTGGCGGAGTAGATACCATTTGCCTGGAAACTCTTATGCTTGGAGCAGATGGCCTTGTAGCCGGTCTTGTAGATGCTTTTCCCAATGAAACAATGGCAATGTACAACTACGTTAAAGCAGGTAAATATGACAAAGCCGTAGCAATCTACAGATGGTTTATGCCATTGCTGGAACTGGATATTCACCCTAAACTTATTCAGTACATCAAACTGGCTGCTGCAGCTGAAGGAATAAGCAGTCCATATGTAAGAGCACCACGCCTGGAGCTACATGGCGAAGAAGCTGAAAAAGTCAAAAAGATTATTGAAGAAGGTATAGCTAACCGCCCGGCATTAGATTAA
- a CDS encoding aldehyde dehydrogenase (NADP(+)) translates to MIEETSKENIDRRIQMAAEAYQFLKNTTVKERAAFMNAVADKIEALGEKLLTTANAETSLPLARLTGEKTRTTGQWRSYAKAIATGTYTEPRIDLAQPDKQKGDIRKYNVGIGPVVVFGASNFPFAFSTAGGDTASAIGAGCPVIVKAHPAHSETSQMMADAITDAVTAFGWPEGIFSHITGTSYEIGTYLTQHPDIRAVAFTGSFNGGKALFDIANRRENPIPVFAEMGSINPVFALPDLLENKAEAFAKEYLSSLTLGVGQFCTNPGVCIALKGESLDRFIITLKKEIQEVVPAKMLHKGIYENFEKHKTRAAEQPEVHIIAAADTEINEWQARTMVIKTSARNFIKNPVLNEEVFGPFGIIVICETRDEMVEIAQQLKGQLTITVAATDEDIRKHFMLINFLKDKCGRLLFNGMPTGVEVVYAMQHGGPFPSTTDSRFTSVGPDAVKRFIRPISFQNWPDEFLPEELKNENPLQISRIVDGKVNSGSLKLQTT, encoded by the coding sequence ATGATTGAAGAAACATCAAAAGAAAATATTGACAGGAGAATTCAGATGGCTGCCGAAGCCTATCAGTTCCTGAAGAATACCACTGTAAAAGAACGGGCAGCCTTCATGAACGCAGTTGCCGATAAGATTGAAGCACTGGGAGAAAAACTTTTGACGACGGCCAACGCTGAAACCTCACTGCCTTTGGCAAGACTTACCGGTGAAAAGACAAGAACAACAGGACAATGGAGAAGCTACGCAAAAGCTATAGCCACAGGAACATATACAGAGCCACGGATTGATCTTGCACAGCCTGACAAGCAAAAAGGAGATATCAGAAAATATAATGTTGGCATAGGACCTGTGGTTGTTTTCGGGGCCAGTAATTTTCCGTTTGCTTTTTCTACGGCAGGCGGTGATACTGCAAGTGCCATTGGAGCAGGCTGCCCTGTCATTGTAAAGGCTCATCCTGCACATTCTGAGACTTCACAAATGATGGCTGATGCTATCACAGATGCTGTTACAGCATTCGGGTGGCCTGAAGGGATCTTTAGTCATATTACCGGAACTTCCTATGAGATTGGAACTTATTTGACTCAGCATCCTGATATCCGGGCTGTTGCATTTACCGGCTCTTTCAATGGTGGAAAAGCTTTGTTTGATATTGCAAACCGCCGTGAGAATCCTATTCCCGTATTTGCAGAAATGGGGAGCATCAATCCTGTATTTGCCCTGCCAGATTTACTTGAAAACAAAGCAGAAGCATTCGCTAAAGAATATCTTTCATCCTTGACATTAGGAGTAGGGCAATTCTGTACTAATCCAGGAGTATGTATTGCTCTTAAAGGAGAATCTCTGGACCGTTTTATCATTACCCTGAAAAAGGAAATTCAGGAAGTTGTCCCCGCAAAGATGCTTCACAAGGGGATCTATGAAAATTTTGAAAAGCATAAAACCAGAGCAGCAGAGCAGCCGGAAGTACATATTATTGCAGCTGCAGATACAGAAATTAATGAGTGGCAGGCACGTACTATGGTGATAAAAACCAGCGCCAGAAACTTCATAAAAAATCCTGTGCTGAATGAAGAAGTATTCGGACCCTTTGGTATCATTGTAATTTGTGAAACCCGGGATGAGATGGTAGAAATTGCTCAACAACTGAAAGGCCAGTTAACCATTACCGTAGCGGCTACCGATGAAGACATCCGGAAACATTTTATGCTGATCAACTTTCTGAAGGACAAATGTGGAAGATTACTGTTCAACGGAATGCCTACAGGAGTAGAAGTTGTTTATGCCATGCAGCATGGAGGCCCTTTTCCTTCCACTACTGATTCCCGTTTTACCTCCGTAGGCCCGGATGCTGTCAAGAGGTTTATCCGTCCTATTTCTTTCCAAAACTGGCCGGATGAATTTTTGCCGGAAGAGCTGAAGAATGAAAACCCTCTACAGATCAGCAGAATAGTAGATGGAAAAGTCAATTCGGGATCATTAAAATTACAGACAACATGA
- a CDS encoding 4-hydroxyproline epimerase: MNRTFFCIDSHTCGCPVRLVAGGGPILKGKSMMERRLHFMKEYDWIRKGLMFEPRGHDMMSGSILYPPIDEENDIGVLYIETSGCLPMCGHGTIGTVTIAIEEGLVFPKVPGKLRLETPAGLILIDYVQEGKKVTSVKLTNVKSFLYAENLEIECPDLGLIKADVAYGGNFYAIIDPQENFRDISDFTASQLIHYGKIIRKLLNEKYQFIHPENEHITGLSHIQWTGNPTDPKASGRNAVLVGENALDRSPCGTGTSARMAQWYAKGKLKEGEEFIHESYIGSQFIGRIEGTDTVGGKSAIIPSVEGWARITGYNHIIIDDEDPYWQGFQVM; the protein is encoded by the coding sequence ATGAACAGAACATTTTTTTGTATAGATTCGCACACCTGTGGCTGCCCTGTACGTCTTGTTGCAGGCGGCGGTCCCATTCTAAAAGGAAAGTCCATGATGGAGCGCAGGCTTCATTTCATGAAAGAGTACGACTGGATCCGGAAAGGGCTCATGTTTGAACCCCGTGGTCACGATATGATGAGTGGAAGTATTTTGTATCCGCCTATTGACGAAGAAAATGATATCGGAGTATTGTATATTGAAACCAGTGGATGTCTTCCTATGTGCGGGCACGGAACAATCGGGACAGTAACGATTGCCATAGAAGAAGGTCTGGTTTTCCCTAAAGTTCCCGGAAAGCTGCGCCTTGAAACACCTGCTGGACTTATTCTCATCGATTATGTACAGGAAGGCAAAAAAGTAACATCTGTAAAACTAACCAACGTAAAATCATTTCTGTATGCTGAAAATCTGGAAATTGAATGTCCGGATCTTGGATTAATAAAAGCTGATGTAGCTTATGGCGGCAACTTCTACGCTATTATAGACCCACAGGAAAATTTCAGAGATATTTCTGATTTTACAGCCAGCCAGCTTATCCATTATGGAAAAATCATCAGAAAATTACTCAATGAAAAATACCAGTTTATTCATCCTGAAAATGAACATATTACCGGATTAAGCCATATTCAATGGACAGGTAACCCCACAGACCCCAAAGCAAGTGGACGGAATGCTGTTTTAGTGGGAGAGAATGCCCTGGACCGTTCACCATGCGGAACAGGTACTTCTGCAAGAATGGCTCAATGGTATGCTAAAGGAAAATTAAAAGAAGGGGAAGAATTTATCCATGAAAGCTATATCGGGTCACAGTTCATAGGGAGAATTGAAGGAACGGATACTGTTGGCGGGAAATCAGCAATTATCCCCTCAGTAGAAGGCTGGGCAAGAATTACAGGCTATAATCATATTATTATTGATGATGAAGATCCTTACTGGCAGGGATTTCAGGTTATGTAA
- a CDS encoding FAD-binding oxidoreductase → MTQNKGKALIIGAGIAGLSSAYYLLQKGWSVEILEQNDLSNNCSYGNAGMIVPSHFTPLAAPGVVAQGIRWMFDSKSPFYVKPSLSADLFSWGVKFLKHSNQKHVDRSASAIRDLNLASSILYNEIAAKDEFDFELTQNGILMLYKTEKVREEEAELAHKAINMGLSVDILDKKEIQKLEPNIQMDVIGGVNYKCDGHMNPMKLMKQMISYLKNNGVVFHTHHKVTGFETSENRIKAVIANDIKFTADRFVMTGGSFLPELAKKAGIKIQLMPGKGYSFMHTPDNPVNILNHAALLLEARVAVTPMNGQIRFGGTMELASHQNKINMKRVEGIIRSIPNYLPDFQVEMPKESKIWFGYRPCAPDGLPYLGQSSQLKNLIIAGGGGMMGLSLGPIFGKTVSELANDQKPTVEIKIFNPERFS, encoded by the coding sequence ATGACACAAAATAAAGGAAAAGCACTCATTATTGGTGCAGGAATAGCAGGTTTAAGCTCCGCTTATTATCTTTTACAGAAAGGCTGGAGTGTAGAAATTCTGGAACAGAATGATCTTTCCAACAATTGTTCTTATGGCAATGCAGGAATGATAGTCCCCAGTCACTTTACTCCGTTAGCGGCGCCGGGTGTTGTTGCACAAGGAATCCGTTGGATGTTTGACAGCAAAAGTCCATTTTACGTAAAACCGTCATTGAGTGCAGATTTGTTCTCCTGGGGAGTAAAGTTTTTGAAACACTCCAATCAGAAGCATGTGGACCGTTCAGCATCGGCTATCAGAGATCTTAATCTGGCGAGCAGTATCCTCTATAATGAGATTGCAGCAAAAGATGAATTTGATTTCGAACTTACTCAAAATGGTATTCTGATGCTTTACAAAACTGAAAAAGTAAGGGAAGAAGAAGCAGAACTTGCCCACAAAGCAATCAATATGGGATTATCGGTTGATATTCTGGATAAAAAAGAAATTCAGAAACTCGAACCCAATATACAGATGGATGTTATTGGCGGTGTCAATTATAAATGTGACGGCCATATGAACCCCATGAAACTGATGAAGCAAATGATCTCTTATCTTAAAAATAATGGTGTCGTTTTTCATACCCATCACAAAGTAACCGGGTTTGAAACATCCGAAAATAGGATTAAAGCAGTAATTGCCAATGATATAAAATTTACAGCAGACCGTTTCGTTATGACTGGAGGTTCATTTCTTCCTGAACTGGCTAAAAAAGCAGGAATTAAAATTCAGTTAATGCCCGGGAAAGGATATTCATTCATGCATACCCCTGATAATCCGGTCAATATCCTGAATCATGCGGCTTTATTACTGGAAGCAAGAGTGGCTGTTACTCCTATGAATGGGCAGATCCGCTTCGGTGGAACTATGGAGCTGGCTTCCCATCAGAACAAAATTAACATGAAAAGAGTAGAAGGGATTATCAGGTCCATTCCCAACTATTTACCAGATTTCCAGGTTGAAATGCCCAAAGAATCCAAAATCTGGTTTGGATACAGACCTTGTGCTCCGGATGGGCTTCCGTATTTAGGGCAATCTTCCCAATTGAAGAATCTGATCATTGCAGGCGGCGGTGGAATGATGGGTTTAAGTTTAGGACCCATTTTTGGAAAAACAGTTTCAGAACTTGCCAATGACCAAAAGCCAACGGTTGAGATAAAGATATTCAACCCAGAAAGATTTAGTTAA
- a CDS encoding M43 family zinc metalloprotease — MKKIKLLVLVSLFPIIGFAQENRPRECKADEMMKKHFELHPKSKAEYENFEKYTQDFVKKMGSDKNSLNNRINNPTYIIPVVFHVYGESQSNVKVNYQKVVDLLEQINLNFNGINTDSNTVDPDFQSIRAALSIEFRLAKIDPTGKATSGVVFHPFKGGYGNGGGYDAQIGTDAWDNTKYMNVYIQNDLYANKDLYQSGVAWYPDSYMTSVNTARVVYNGRYIFNAAGTVASNEFSDTFTHEFGHWLNLQHTFNVLCSTANPSNDGDGVADTPVENMSSGLGCTAGNNCLGQKVNVENYMGYNGSSGCYKMFTNGQVNRMLAALNHPSRINLWQPANLAATGVANTPPRLTLSNSTFTENLNNNGAVSLDGTVASAPTSTITLKGATFAVPNGTTLTAGTHFTSSLPAGLTAAIAVTSPTTATLTINGAATSHPKSQVLNSSITFLNPAITGGVTSLGSTTALALTFSYKDPYKIVTGTPLESYANPTPTTVTTNSGATWKYFIINPELSDDAGYGAWYYGANQLKLETYWKGLVCQAGTRNISLIPACTTITNANNIGYPIGTPGQLDVYTPTYTNWSGQTAYVGFRNQFEGYNINGYFKLTVGANGSGYSVTAFGYNTQPNGSITTPCALSLSSADADTTNSETSIYPNPVSDVLNIKTKGEIKSISVYDMFGRKMNAKVIGDKVDVKHFLSGTYLIDIETSLGKSSQKFIKK; from the coding sequence ATGAAAAAAATTAAATTACTAGTACTTGTTTCCCTATTTCCAATAATAGGTTTTGCGCAAGAAAACAGACCTCGGGAGTGTAAAGCAGATGAAATGATGAAAAAACATTTTGAACTGCACCCTAAATCTAAGGCTGAATATGAAAATTTTGAGAAATACACCCAAGATTTCGTAAAAAAAATGGGATCAGACAAAAATTCATTGAATAATAGGATCAACAATCCAACCTACATCATCCCTGTGGTTTTTCATGTGTATGGAGAATCTCAGAGTAATGTAAAAGTAAATTACCAAAAAGTAGTTGACTTACTGGAACAAATCAACTTAAATTTCAATGGAATCAACACGGATTCAAATACTGTGGATCCTGATTTCCAATCTATCAGAGCAGCATTAAGTATTGAATTCCGATTAGCTAAAATTGATCCAACCGGAAAAGCAACAAGCGGAGTGGTATTTCACCCTTTCAAAGGTGGATATGGCAACGGAGGTGGATATGATGCACAAATTGGCACAGATGCCTGGGATAATACAAAGTATATGAATGTATATATCCAAAATGACCTATATGCTAATAAAGATTTATATCAATCAGGAGTTGCCTGGTATCCTGATTCATACATGACTTCAGTAAATACAGCCAGAGTTGTTTATAACGGACGTTATATATTTAATGCTGCAGGAACAGTGGCTTCAAATGAGTTTTCTGATACATTCACTCACGAATTTGGGCATTGGTTAAATCTTCAACACACGTTCAATGTTCTTTGTTCAACTGCAAATCCTAGTAATGATGGTGACGGAGTTGCTGACACACCTGTAGAAAATATGTCTTCCGGATTAGGATGTACAGCTGGAAACAATTGCCTTGGACAAAAAGTAAACGTTGAAAACTATATGGGATACAATGGTTCTTCAGGTTGTTATAAAATGTTTACCAACGGACAGGTTAACAGAATGCTGGCAGCATTAAACCATCCTTCGCGAATAAATTTATGGCAGCCTGCCAACTTAGCTGCAACCGGAGTTGCCAATACTCCACCTAGATTAACCCTTAGCAACAGTACATTTACAGAGAACTTAAACAATAATGGAGCCGTGTCATTAGATGGAACAGTAGCATCTGCCCCTACATCAACGATTACGCTAAAAGGAGCTACATTTGCCGTTCCAAATGGAACAACTCTTACTGCAGGAACACATTTCACTTCTTCATTACCAGCAGGACTAACAGCAGCTATAGCAGTTACAAGCCCTACTACGGCTACACTTACCATAAATGGTGCGGCAACCAGTCATCCTAAAAGTCAGGTCCTGAATTCATCAATTACGTTCCTAAATCCGGCTATAACAGGAGGCGTAACTTCACTAGGATCAACTACAGCTTTGGCATTAACTTTTTCTTACAAAGATCCTTATAAAATAGTTACAGGAACTCCTCTGGAAAGTTATGCCAACCCAACACCAACAACAGTAACAACCAACTCCGGGGCAACTTGGAAATATTTTATCATTAACCCGGAGCTTAGTGATGATGCAGGGTATGGTGCCTGGTACTATGGAGCCAATCAATTAAAATTGGAAACCTATTGGAAAGGATTAGTTTGCCAGGCAGGAACACGAAATATCAGTTTAATTCCGGCTTGCACCACTATAACTAATGCAAATAATATAGGTTACCCAATTGGTACTCCCGGACAACTTGACGTATACACTCCTACATACACTAACTGGTCTGGCCAAACCGCTTATGTTGGTTTTAGAAACCAATTTGAGGGTTACAATATTAACGGCTATTTCAAACTGACTGTTGGGGCCAATGGTTCAGGTTATTCTGTAACTGCGTTTGGATACAATACACAACCAAATGGCAGCATTACAACTCCTTGTGCATTATCATTATCCTCTGCAGACGCTGATACAACAAACTCAGAAACATCCATTTATCCAAATCCGGTTTCTGATGTATTAAATATTAAAACAAAAGGGGAAATCAAGTCAATTTCTGTTTATGATATGTTTGGAAGAAAAATGAATGCTAAAGTTATTGGCGATAAGGTTGATGTTAAACACTTCCTAAGCGGAACTTATTTAATTGATATTGAAACTTCTTTAGGGAAATCTTCCCAAAAATTCATTAAAAAATAG
- a CDS encoding GNAT family N-acetyltransferase has protein sequence MYYKNDTIIIREFTPEEFSLFSTLFQNENVTRYLPYKTPEEYKEMFDKALSDYEAGPFSRWGIFNTQNNDFVGMCLARIFLDNPDQLEIGYTLGENYWGKGLGTEVCKALVDYCSSLQLKKDIVAVTDLDNIGSQKVLLKSNFKRIENLIRKDENRELAYFILQKK, from the coding sequence ATGTATTACAAAAACGACACCATCATCATCCGCGAATTTACTCCTGAAGAATTTTCTTTATTCTCCACTCTTTTTCAAAATGAAAACGTTACCCGATATCTTCCTTACAAGACTCCTGAAGAATATAAGGAAATGTTCGATAAAGCATTGTCTGATTATGAAGCAGGACCATTCAGCAGATGGGGAATATTCAACACCCAGAATAACGATTTTGTGGGAATGTGTCTGGCCAGAATCTTCCTTGATAATCCTGATCAGCTAGAAATAGGATATACCTTAGGAGAAAATTACTGGGGCAAAGGACTCGGAACTGAAGTTTGTAAAGCCCTTGTCGATTATTGTTCTTCATTACAACTTAAGAAAGATATCGTCGCTGTAACCGATCTTGATAATATTGGATCACAGAAAGTCCTTCTGAAAAGCAACTTTAAGAGAATTGAAAATTTGATACGGAAGGATGAGAATAGGGAACTGGCTTATTTTATTTTACAGAAGAAGTAA
- a CDS encoding Rrf2 family transcriptional regulator, translating to MMSKRCKYALKAMVRLARNYNQGFLSTSIIAQDENIPKKFLEQILLELKRAKLVNSKQGKVGGYYLLKSPDEVSLADIYRIFDGPIALTPCVSLNFYEACDDCVDEAVCYLRKELMIVREKTRKSMMEATLTKFINKD from the coding sequence ATGATGTCAAAACGTTGCAAATATGCGCTGAAAGCAATGGTCAGATTAGCAAGGAATTATAACCAGGGCTTTCTGTCAACCTCCATTATTGCACAAGATGAGAACATCCCAAAAAAATTTCTGGAACAAATTCTCCTCGAACTTAAAAGAGCTAAACTTGTCAACAGTAAGCAAGGTAAAGTAGGAGGGTACTATTTATTAAAATCTCCTGATGAAGTTTCATTAGCTGACATTTACCGAATTTTTGACGGTCCTATTGCTCTTACGCCGTGTGTTTCTTTAAACTTTTATGAAGCATGTGACGATTGTGTAGATGAAGCAGTCTGCTATCTGAGAAAAGAACTCATGATCGTTCGTGAAAAGACCAGAAAAAGTATGATGGAAGCCACTCTAACTAAGTTTATCAATAAGGATTAA
- a CDS encoding phosphoadenylyl-sulfate reductase, producing MEYSLKNEFENIIKEASEASFQTNGLQLLTERFPDKVIFSTSFSYEDQVITHLIKDLNIEIFTLDTGRLFEQTYETWTSTKAFFKKNIKAYYPDTEELREFVTENGPDSFYQSVEKRKACCTIRKVHPLKKALEGYKVWITGLRSEHSANRQNMPQLEWDPDNKIIKFHPILHWTSEQVTDYVKDHHLPYNHLHKKGFVSIGCEPCTRAIKEGEDFRAGRWWWEDANKKECGLHIHQ from the coding sequence ATGGAATACAGTCTGAAAAATGAATTCGAAAATATTATAAAAGAGGCTTCTGAAGCTTCTTTTCAAACTAATGGGCTGCAATTACTGACTGAAAGATTCCCAGATAAAGTAATCTTTTCAACCAGTTTCAGCTATGAAGATCAGGTCATCACTCATCTGATAAAAGATTTAAATATTGAAATATTCACCCTGGATACGGGAAGACTTTTTGAACAGACTTATGAAACCTGGACTTCTACAAAAGCTTTCTTTAAAAAGAACATCAAAGCATACTATCCGGATACGGAAGAACTCAGAGAATTTGTTACAGAAAATGGACCAGATTCTTTTTATCAATCTGTAGAAAAAAGGAAAGCATGCTGTACCATCCGAAAGGTTCATCCTTTAAAAAAAGCACTGGAAGGCTATAAAGTCTGGATTACAGGACTTAGATCTGAACATTCTGCCAACAGACAGAATATGCCACAGCTGGAGTGGGATCCGGATAATAAGATCATAAAATTCCATCCCATCCTTCACTGGACTTCAGAACAAGTGACAGACTATGTAAAAGATCATCATTTACCATACAATCATCTTCACAAAAAAGGATTTGTAAGCATAGGATGCGAACCCTGTACCAGAGCAATCAAAGAAGGAGAAGATTTCAGAGCGGGCCGATGGTGGTGGGAAGATGCCAATAAAAAAGAGTGCGGTCTGCATATTCATCAATAA
- the cysD gene encoding sulfate adenylyltransferase subunit CysD — protein MSIHQLNYLDQLEAESIYILREVAGQFERPALLFSGGKDSIVLAHLARKAFFHGKIPFTFVHVDTGHNFPEVLDFRDQLVKQLDVNLAVRKVEDTIKSKKLTEAKGKFPSRNWLQTYTLLDTIEEFEFDACIGGARRDEEKARAKERIFSVRDEFGQWDPKLQRPELWNIFNGKIHKGENVRVFPISNWTELDIWNYIRREKIALPSIYFSHEREVIDFNGQWLANSSHVVLEPEDIITTRKIRYRTVGDMTCTAAVESNAITIDAVIEEIVATRISERGETRIDDRVTEAAMEDRKKGGYF, from the coding sequence ATGTCAATACATCAGTTAAACTATTTAGATCAGTTAGAAGCCGAATCTATTTACATATTAAGAGAAGTAGCAGGTCAGTTTGAACGTCCGGCCTTATTATTCAGCGGAGGAAAAGACAGTATTGTACTGGCTCATCTGGCAAGAAAAGCATTCTTCCATGGGAAAATTCCGTTTACATTTGTTCATGTAGATACCGGACACAATTTTCCGGAAGTGTTGGATTTTCGTGATCAGCTAGTAAAACAATTGGATGTCAATCTGGCAGTCAGAAAAGTGGAAGACACTATTAAAAGTAAAAAACTAACTGAGGCTAAAGGTAAATTTCCAAGCAGAAACTGGCTTCAAACCTATACACTTCTTGATACTATTGAAGAATTTGAATTTGATGCCTGTATTGGAGGAGCCAGAAGAGATGAAGAAAAAGCACGTGCCAAAGAAAGAATATTCTCAGTTCGTGATGAATTCGGGCAGTGGGATCCTAAACTTCAGCGTCCGGAGCTTTGGAATATTTTCAACGGAAAAATCCATAAAGGAGAAAATGTAAGGGTTTTCCCCATAAGCAACTGGACAGAGCTTGACATCTGGAACTATATCCGCAGAGAAAAAATTGCACTCCCTTCCATCTATTTTTCGCATGAAAGAGAAGTGATCGATTTTAACGGGCAGTGGCTTGCCAATTCTTCACATGTTGTGCTAGAGCCGGAAGATATTATCACCACTAGAAAAATCCGTTACCGCACCGTAGGAGACATGACATGCACTGCAGCTGTAGAATCTAATGCCATTACAATAGATGCTGTAATCGAAGAAATTGTAGCAACCAGAATTTCAGAACGTGGCGAAACAAGAATTGACGACAGGGTAACAGAGGCAGCAATGGAAGATCGAAAAAAAGGAGGCTACTTCTAG